A stretch of DNA from Bactrocera neohumeralis isolate Rockhampton chromosome 6, APGP_CSIRO_Bneo_wtdbg2-racon-allhic-juicebox.fasta_v2, whole genome shotgun sequence:
ttaaaagCTTGCATTTCTTGAAAAGGCCGAAATCGGACCACTCTAGTATAAAGCAAAAttcgtgtatggaaaattttttatttgtgaacgGCAATATAGTGTCGGTGCAACAAAGTTGACATTATTCTTGTTTTTGATTGAGATaacaatttcataaaaagaaagataaattaacatgtgtatgtatatatgtgcatcacttattttattaataaattccaTTTGTTTTATCATTTTAGCGTCAAGAGTATTTATATCGGAAGTTACTGGAGCTGGAGTCCAAATTTCCAAACATACGTTTGGGCCGAAAACGTTTCTCCACCATCTGGGGTGGTGCATCCTTACTCACAATGCTAATGCAATGCATGGAAGACCTACTGTCTTCTGATTGGCAATGGGATTTCGTCATAAATCTAAGTGAAAGTGATTTTCCTGTCAAAACGCTCGACAAACTCGTTACTTTCCTCACAGCAAACAAAGATTACAATTTCGTAAAAAGTCACGGACGCGAAACGCAACGTTTCGTGCAGAAACAAGGTCTCGACAAGACATTCGTCGAATGCGACACACATATGTGGCGCATAGGTGATCGTGAGTTGCCCAATGGCATACAAATTGATGGCGGTAGTGACTGGGTGGCGCTATCGCGTCCATTTGTACATTACGTTATTAAGGAGTCTCCACAAGATCCACTACTGCAAGGGCTATTGACCATTTTTCGGCACACATTGCTGCCGGCAGAATCATTCTTTCACACTGTGCTGCGTAATTCACACTTCTGCAACAGGTACATAGATAATAACCTACACGTGACGAATTGGAAGCGTAAACTCGGTTGTAAGTGTCAGTATAAGCATGTGGTCGATTGGTGTGGCTGCAGTCCGAATGATTTCAAGCCAGAAGATTGGTCACGACTGCAGAGCACCGAAAATAAAATGCTATTTTTCGCACGCAAATTCGAGCCGATCATAAATCAAGCGGTGCTCCTGCAATTGGAGGAGTGGCTGTTTGGCGCACACAGCAAGGAAGTTGTCAATTTGCATAGCTATTGGCAATCACTCTACGACGCAGTGGATTCGCCAACAACCGGCGATGATTTGTTACGCACCATTGGTGAGAGTTTAGTACGCTTGGCggcacaacacacacacacgcggcCCGGTCGCCTACTCGAGTTAACACATTATCTACACAAAGACGAATACAAAGGTTTCCTAATGCGTTACGAACTAAACGAAACATCGCATAATCGCACACAAGCGTTTGAAACGCGCATAAGACCCGCCGTGTATgtaaaatatgcgaaaaattcCAAACTTGCCAAACGTTTACGTAATTTCGAAGTTGCCTCAGAATTCGATCTGAAGGAGCAAGTGGCGCGTAATTTCGCTAAAACACTCGGTCCTTACACCGAGCTTGTGCTCAGCTTTACACTAACCGGCGCCGGTGGGGCGGCGCAGAACGATGCGGCACATTCATACAACCTCACACTTTTGTGGATTGACCCGCTCGGCCGTCTACAAGACTATAACGAATTGCATATAGAAGACTCGCAAACGGACGCAATTAACTACTCCAAAGCTGTATTGAATCAACCGATAATGCCCGGCATTTGGACCGCCAAGCTGATCGGTCGCAGTGCAATATATGCGCAAACTAAATTTCTCGTCGTTCCATTAACACTGTCAGCGGGGAAACCACTCAAACCGGAGCGCGCAAAGCTGGTTAACGGCGGTGCGGCGTCCACGTTGCCTGGCAGCTTCGAAATGCCAGCTGAATGGCGTCAACATTTGCCAGCAGCAATGGATGAGCAACGACGTCAGAAAGAAGTGTCCAAAGCGCTGCGTTATGGTGAAGATCTGCAAGCTTGGGTCGATGATTTGGTGAGCAAATTCTTCTTTATGCGCGAGACGTGCGCTGTGGACGAGCAGGCGTTGCAAATGAAATTTGCCGAACAGCTGTCGCTGCATTTATGCCGTGAGACACCGTGGAGCTCGCTGGCGCACGATCCGAAAAGTGATGTTTACAGTTTGCTCAAAAGTTGATGAACGTATTTACTATTGACATTACTTTAAGTTGTTTTACATtgcttaatattattattgcatttaagACTGTGTTCACACGATGACACTTTTGTCgtccaaaccgtttttttttcaaaatgcaaaaaattgtacAACTCAAGTTGGCGAACCAAACGAAAATCTGTCGGTAATGAGTGACAAAAGAGTCCTGATGTGAACACAGTCTAacgaaacatattttatatttaataaccgcgcatacatacatacatattgcatgtatttatttattattgttcgcCACATTTATGCCATATGCCAAATAGCATACTTTTTTGTACTACTGTAAGCAAAACCAAAGGTTACGTTACTGGCAACGCAATCGTTTTTGTAGCCATAATTCAAATGTCAAATGTTGTTGCATGatattgcaatttaaaattgcgcatgcgtaaataagtttaaagtaaatttaatatttttgtatgtattgttACACACATATCTTGCGGAAAATTgtagccaatttttttttttactaattttgaaTCGGAAGCGCAACTAAAGAAGCACATCATAGCATTACATATagcaaatatattaattatgcaggaatttttatcaaattttgctGGTAAAGCGCCATAAACTGACACTTACCACGTGTATAATtagcaattttaattatttagtgtTTATGATAGACATTAAAAATACGTTTACGTCTTGTGAtacaaagtaaaacaaaatattatgtaATTTTATCACTCTTTTGCTAATCAAACTCATATTTGCACTCAAAGCATTGACTAAATAACtgcactatacatacatacagacattgtacatgcatacatatttatatgtatgtgttttccGTCTTTTTAAAACGATAAACTTACACTAGATAGTTTAGCTATGAATATTCAAACTCAGCTTAACTAATGTTTCTAccacaaaaataatacaaagaaAGCAAAGAAAGAAATACAAGGGCACATAAGTACGTTTGATAAACTACGATTTGATAAACTTGTCCTAATTATGACTTCAACAGCCTAGCGCTATTTTTTTCTCTAACGAATTTAttactaatatatttttgatgttaaatAACGCACCCtttcaatattattatgtaaattatgttttgaaaaatattgtaactaaattaatatgtaatatattttatttataaacctaaataaattattgccaTGCAAAAAGGTGTTTGCGGTTTGCCTTTGAATGGAGAAAAGTAAACAGAAGTTTGTATAAGAAAGGACAGCAGACTTCAATAgacaatgtaaatatgtatgtacatatgtacacttagGTAGGGAGAGTGGTTGAGcacgcaaaaaaatatttaattatatagaaATTAATCTGTGAAAATAGACATCAGTTCCAGTCACAAACTTTTTCTGAACTTTAACACATAACCTAACTTTTAGTTTAACGCCAACGAAATGTTAGCAGCAGTTATTAGAAGCGTTCAGAAACTTTATAATAAATGATTCAAAAACCAAGTTTTAATATGCAAACATATGAAACTTATATGTTTCAATTATAACAAGTCACCGCCCTCATCATTTCAAAGCACAGCACGTTTACAGCATAACTTTAAAACTTTGCGATTAAACTTTAATTCATTGTAAATAATGCTTGGTTTCGCAAATGAACACACCCACAACAATAACTagttttcaaatgaaaacagCACACTTAAACTTTTATGAAGCACTCTAATCCATTCCTTCTATTTCaaacataattaataaataataatagcgATATTAGGAACACTTTATATGCACAGATCATCATCTGGATCTTCCTCCTCCTCATCAAAATCATCGCCATCATCGGGAGTGTAGATAATTGAACTTTCATTGGTTTCAGATGTTCTATAATGACACAAAACAACACTTCCATATATAAAGAGAAGACACAAAAACACATAACAATCACAACAAACAACACATACTTTTCATAAGGCAACTTGAGTGTATTGCGCGCGACCATTTCATCCTCATTCAACTCGATTTTGAATGTTGTACCAGGTGTATTCGTAGTTGTTGTTGAAGTAGCTTTGGCTGCTGGTGTAGTCTTTGGTACGTTTCGTATTGCCTCAACTAGGaattcattctttgtttttgtatatgtatattttttgtttgacacgCCACCACCGGTTTTGCGTGTAACAATGGACAGAGTATTGCTTGTCTCCAAGTGCAACACTAAATCAGCTTGGTATTCAAAAGCGCCTACCAAATAATCGGCATGTGGATGTACTAGATTGCCCGGTGTCACCCATAGAAAAATACGTTGCACTTGCTCGCATTGTTGCAGTCTATGCACGAAATATATGATTTTCTCAACACTTTGATAGCACAACAGATCGGCAAGTGGTGGTAAAATGGCATTGCATTTACTTTCATCATTTGcgcattttttatagaaattaatgaatgttgaccaattttttaaatctgtaCTAAATGGCAGTGTTTTTATGGTTGACTTTTCGTCTTGTCCCTGCTCCCGCAGCAGCTGACAGAGTATATTGTGCGCAATCTTCTCCTGAGCTGTTTCGtctgtaaacaaaaacaaaactgtatAAACGATCAATTGTTGTGAATTACGATAACTTACCAATTATTACCACAAAACGTTGACTGGTGATTATCAAATTTGAAAGCATTGTTTTTAACAGAAATTAcggaaagtaaataaaataaagacaaaTCTGTAGAAACAcgctaaatttatttatttacacaactgcactatcttcttcttctctatGTTACATGACATTCACAATAGCGtgcatttcaattatataaattttattgtaacatgaaataataaaatttatttgaaatctaAGTTTAATTTGAGTACAAcgtattttttatgtgttttacgTTCAAAAAGTGGAATAGCGCTTGCTAGAAGCGTTTTTTACTCCTATTTAGTTTTGTGAAAGTTGACGACTTTGCACCAATCAAATTGCTATTGGTCTACCCAGGTAAGTAACCGCCGCGCCAACTTTTCGGACAATTTTGTTAATTGCTTCTTATACTATATAcggggttgttgttgttacagctGCAGAAAACGAATAGTTTAGGAGATTACTGCAGCGTTGATAGCCTTTGACCGGATTCAAGCAAATCAGTGTGCACGTTGACCCTTTGTAGATATTAATGAATTTGTTCAGCTTCAAAATAATTGCTCATATGATTActaagtacatatattacatttgaaaaattgaggTTAGTTTGGTAATTCAATGAAATCTGACACTATTGAAAAGCATTTGGCTACAACGCTGTTTAATCATTATTCTAAAAACATTTCGGgttagatattttgttttttgatattaagttgtagttgttgtggtcgtagcggcagaaaacattacTGCAATAATTTTGAGGCATGGTGCTAAAAGTCGTAGCATAACATTACGGTTTACCATCCGAACAAACATACATCTCTATAACAGGTTAGtgctttattaatattatattttcgtatttcgtgTTTTgataatcatttattttaattttacaataataataatttacataataaCATCATTCGCCAGCAAATGTGCTCTCACtactttttgtatatttgtcaCTTAAACGCCATTTGTTTCAGTTGATGTGTCCTTAATTCCTTGTAGACACGGCGTATGAGCGATTTTGCTTACAAACtcatttattgcaaattaacCATGAATGTCTTGCTTGGTTTTGGTATGCAAACAATCTTTTTTAActcacaaaaaatagaaaatatttgatatttcgaaaattcaaagGGAAAAATTACGCAGAAACTCCAAACTGAATTAAGAAACCCCAaagaatgtatatatgtacatatgtacatttgtgccATGT
This window harbors:
- the LOC126761064 gene encoding xylosyltransferase oxt, which codes for MTDNIAFRWLRRYKLFFFVGLVILGVQIFLAYKSLNITSSNVIAANTNLFSDNTAAATEYINYQTKKRSLNQGIGSQHSASSIGDTKVVKTDRKNDDANLRLTQTERFGIRPECNITSKEAISALQRAKTKDCRKQIAHIACAIQEGNFYAQNLPSYCPAGNHTANYLLGCYQDEKEYRLLSGYFTNFKTTNSPQKCIRLCLQSGYPYAGLQYATECFCGADAPPLSAKLPDSSCNMKCSGDPKGLCGGYFSMNVYETGIAKFNPHIADTKISRPDTERVRIAFLLTLNGRALRQVHRLIKTLYSPDHVFYIHVDARQEYLYRKLLELESKFPNIRLGRKRFSTIWGGASLLTMLMQCMEDLLSSDWQWDFVINLSESDFPVKTLDKLVTFLTANKDYNFVKSHGRETQRFVQKQGLDKTFVECDTHMWRIGDRELPNGIQIDGGSDWVALSRPFVHYVIKESPQDPLLQGLLTIFRHTLLPAESFFHTVLRNSHFCNRYIDNNLHVTNWKRKLGCKCQYKHVVDWCGCSPNDFKPEDWSRLQSTENKMLFFARKFEPIINQAVLLQLEEWLFGAHSKEVVNLHSYWQSLYDAVDSPTTGDDLLRTIGESLVRLAAQHTHTRPGRLLELTHYLHKDEYKGFLMRYELNETSHNRTQAFETRIRPAVYVKYAKNSKLAKRLRNFEVASEFDLKEQVARNFAKTLGPYTELVLSFTLTGAGGAAQNDAAHSYNLTLLWIDPLGRLQDYNELHIEDSQTDAINYSKAVLNQPIMPGIWTAKLIGRSAIYAQTKFLVVPLTLSAGKPLKPERAKLVNGGAASTLPGSFEMPAEWRQHLPAAMDEQRRQKEVSKALRYGEDLQAWVDDLVSKFFFMRETCAVDEQALQMKFAEQLSLHLCRETPWSSLAHDPKSDVYSLLKS
- the LOC126761082 gene encoding elongator complex protein 5, translated to MLSNLIITSQRFVVIIDETAQEKIAHNILCQLLREQGQDEKSTIKTLPFSTDLKNWSTFINFYKKCANDESKCNAILPPLADLLCYQSVEKIIYFVHRLQQCEQVQRIFLWVTPGNLVHPHADYLVGAFEYQADLVLHLETSNTLSIVTRKTGGGVSNKKYTYTKTKNEFLVEAIRNVPKTTPAAKATSTTTTNTPGTTFKIELNEDEMVARNTLKLPYEKTSETNESSIIYTPDDGDDFDEEEEDPDDDLCI